The Pararge aegeria chromosome 8, ilParAegt1.1, whole genome shotgun sequence genome window below encodes:
- the LOC120625684 gene encoding 40S ribosomal protein S29-like, which yields MGQPNIWFSHPRRYGQGSRSCRVCSYRHGLIRKYGLNISTLSLYAHDIGFKKPLLK from the coding sequence ATGGGTCAGCCAAACATTTGGTTCTCGCACCCGCGTAGATACGGACAGGGATCGCGTTCGTGCCGAGTCTGCTCATATCGTCATGGTCTTATTCGTAAATATGGTCTGAACATCTCAACTCTCTCACTATACGCACACGATATTGGATTCAAAAagcctttattaaaataa